One genomic window of Cricetulus griseus strain 17A/GY chromosome 3, alternate assembly CriGri-PICRH-1.0, whole genome shotgun sequence includes the following:
- the LOC100762115 gene encoding pancreatic triacylglycerol lipase isoform X1: MLQLWTLAVLLGAVAGEEVCYDRLGCFSNDAPWSGTIDRPLKALPWSPSRINTRFLLYTNENPNNYQQITADASSIRSSNFKTNRKTRFIIHGFIDKGEENWLSDMCRNMFRVESVNCICVDWKGGSRTTYTQATQNVRVVGAEVAYLANLLQSELGYSLNNVHLIGHSLGSHIAGEAGKRTFGAMGRITGLDPAEPYFQGTPEEVRLDPSDAQFVDAIHTDAAPIVPNLGFGMSQTVGHLDFFPNGGVEMPGCQKNILSQIVDIDGIWEGSRNFAACNHLRSYKYYADSIINPTGFAGFSCSSYSVFAADKCFPCPSGGCPQMGHYADQYPGKTKAQFQKFYLNTGDKSNFARWRYQVSVSLSGQKVTGHILVSLFGNRGNSKQYEVFKGSLQPGTTHVTEFDSDVDVGDLQKVKFIWYNNVINPSLPRVGASKIAVERNDGRTVFNFCSQETVREDVLLTLSAC, translated from the exons ATGCTGCAGCTGTGGACACTCGCAGTGCTGCTGGGAGCAGTAGCTG GAGAGGAAGTTTGCTATGACAGACTTGGCTGCTTCAGCAATGATGCTCCATGGTCAGGAACAATAGACAGACCCCTGAAAGCATTGCCCTGGAGTCCATCAAGAATCAACACCCGCTTTCTCCTGTATACCAACGAGAACCCAAACAACTACCAG CAAATCACTGCAGATGCGTCAAGTATCAGGAGTTccaatttcaaaacaaacagaaaaacccgTTTTATTATCCATGGCTTCATCGACAAGGGAGAAGAAAACTGGCTGTCTGACATGTGCAGG AACATGTTCCGAGTGGAGAGTGTGAACTGTATCTGTGTGGACTGGAAAGGCGGCTCCCGCACTACATATACCCAGGCCACCCAGAATGTGCGGGTTGTGGGGGCAGAAGTGGCATATCTGGCCAACCTTCTTCAG TCTGAACTCGGATACTCACTTAACAATGTCCACCTCATTGGCCACAGCCTGGGCTCCCACATCGCTGGGGAGGCCGGAAAGAGGACATTCGGTGCCATGGGGAGAATTACAG GGTTGGACCCAGCTGAACCTTACTTCCAGGGTACACCTGAAGAAGTCCGACTGGACCCCAGTGACGCTCAGTTTGTGGATGCAATTCACACAGATGCTGCCCCCATTGTCCCCAACTTAG gATTTGGAATGAGCCAAACTGTGGGTCACCTAGATTTCTTTCCAAATGGAGGAGTAGAAATGCCAGGATGCCAGAAGAATATCCTTTCTCAAATTGTTGACATCGATGGAATCTGGGAAG GAAGTCGTAACTTTGCTGCCTGCAACCACCTGAGAAGCTACAAGTATTACGCTGACAGCATCATCAACCCAACCGGCTTCGCTGGATTCTCCTGTAGCTCTTACAGCGTTTTTGCTGCC GACAAGTGCTTCCCATGCCCAAGCGGAGGGTGCCCACAGATGGGTCACTATGCTGACCAATATCCTGGGAAAACAAAAGCACAGTTCCAGAAGTTTTATCTGAACACTGGTGATAAGAGTAACTTTGCAC GTTGGAGGTATCAGGTGTCTGTCAGCCTGTCTGGACAGAAGGTCACTGGACACATTCTGGTCTCTTTGTTTGGAAATAGAGGAAACTCTAAACAGTATGAAGTTTTCAA GGGCTCTCTGCAACCAGGCACCACTCATGTCACTGAGTTTGACTCTGATGTGGACGTCGGGGATCTGCAAAAGGTTAAATTTATTTGGTACAACAATGTGATCAACCCAAGTCTACCCAGAGTGGGGGCATCGAAGATCGCAGTGGAAAGAAACGATGGCCGA ACAGT gTTCAACTTCTGTAGTCAAGAAACCGTGAGGGAGGATGTCCTACTCACACTCTCTGCCTGTTAG
- the LOC100762115 gene encoding pancreatic triacylglycerol lipase isoform X2: MLQLWTLAVLLGAVAGEEVCYDRLGCFSNDAPWSGTIDRPLKALPWSPSRINTRFLLYTNENPNNYQQITADASSIRSSNFKTNRKTRFIIHGFIDKGEENWLSDMCRNMFRVESVNCICVDWKGGSRTTYTQATQNVRVVGAEVAYLANLLQSELGYSLNNVHLIGHSLGSHIAGEAGKRTFGAMGRITGLDPAEPYFQGTPEEVRLDPSDAQFVDAIHTDAAPIVPNLGFGMSQTVGHLDFFPNGGVEMPGCQKNILSQIVDIDGIWEGSRNFAACNHLRSYKYYADSIINPTGFAGFSCSSYSVFAADKCFPCPSGGCPQMGHYADQYPGKTKAQFQKFYLNTGDKSNFARWRYQVSVSLSGQKVTGHILVSLFGNRGNSKQYEVFKGSLQPGTTHVTEFDSDVDVGDLQKVKFIWYNNVINPSLPRVGASKIAVERNDGRVFNFCSQETVREDVLLTLSAC, from the exons ATGCTGCAGCTGTGGACACTCGCAGTGCTGCTGGGAGCAGTAGCTG GAGAGGAAGTTTGCTATGACAGACTTGGCTGCTTCAGCAATGATGCTCCATGGTCAGGAACAATAGACAGACCCCTGAAAGCATTGCCCTGGAGTCCATCAAGAATCAACACCCGCTTTCTCCTGTATACCAACGAGAACCCAAACAACTACCAG CAAATCACTGCAGATGCGTCAAGTATCAGGAGTTccaatttcaaaacaaacagaaaaacccgTTTTATTATCCATGGCTTCATCGACAAGGGAGAAGAAAACTGGCTGTCTGACATGTGCAGG AACATGTTCCGAGTGGAGAGTGTGAACTGTATCTGTGTGGACTGGAAAGGCGGCTCCCGCACTACATATACCCAGGCCACCCAGAATGTGCGGGTTGTGGGGGCAGAAGTGGCATATCTGGCCAACCTTCTTCAG TCTGAACTCGGATACTCACTTAACAATGTCCACCTCATTGGCCACAGCCTGGGCTCCCACATCGCTGGGGAGGCCGGAAAGAGGACATTCGGTGCCATGGGGAGAATTACAG GGTTGGACCCAGCTGAACCTTACTTCCAGGGTACACCTGAAGAAGTCCGACTGGACCCCAGTGACGCTCAGTTTGTGGATGCAATTCACACAGATGCTGCCCCCATTGTCCCCAACTTAG gATTTGGAATGAGCCAAACTGTGGGTCACCTAGATTTCTTTCCAAATGGAGGAGTAGAAATGCCAGGATGCCAGAAGAATATCCTTTCTCAAATTGTTGACATCGATGGAATCTGGGAAG GAAGTCGTAACTTTGCTGCCTGCAACCACCTGAGAAGCTACAAGTATTACGCTGACAGCATCATCAACCCAACCGGCTTCGCTGGATTCTCCTGTAGCTCTTACAGCGTTTTTGCTGCC GACAAGTGCTTCCCATGCCCAAGCGGAGGGTGCCCACAGATGGGTCACTATGCTGACCAATATCCTGGGAAAACAAAAGCACAGTTCCAGAAGTTTTATCTGAACACTGGTGATAAGAGTAACTTTGCAC GTTGGAGGTATCAGGTGTCTGTCAGCCTGTCTGGACAGAAGGTCACTGGACACATTCTGGTCTCTTTGTTTGGAAATAGAGGAAACTCTAAACAGTATGAAGTTTTCAA GGGCTCTCTGCAACCAGGCACCACTCATGTCACTGAGTTTGACTCTGATGTGGACGTCGGGGATCTGCAAAAGGTTAAATTTATTTGGTACAACAATGTGATCAACCCAAGTCTACCCAGAGTGGGGGCATCGAAGATCGCAGTGGAAAGAAACGATGGCCGAGT gTTCAACTTCTGTAGTCAAGAAACCGTGAGGGAGGATGTCCTACTCACACTCTCTGCCTGTTAG